From Lolium perenne isolate Kyuss_39 chromosome 5, Kyuss_2.0, whole genome shotgun sequence, a single genomic window includes:
- the LOC127302203 gene encoding NAC domain-containing protein 92, whose protein sequence is MEGGGGGDKGGAASKTKSSKKEEESLPPGFRFHPTDEELITYYLRGKIADGSFTARAITEVDLNKCEPWDLPEKAKMGEKEWYFFSLRDRKYPTGVRTNRATNAGYWKTTGKDKEIFTGQPPATQELVGMKKTLVFYKGRAPRGEKSNWVMHEYRLHLKSTSKSNKDEWVVCRIFAKSPGVKKYPSNNTHSRSHHPYSLDMVPQFLPTLLQHDLFTRGHHPYMSPADLVELSRFARGTPGLHPHIQPHPGYMNPAAPFTLSNLNLNLGAPSPATPMPPQHVLHAMSMPMNQQIGVSNQAATMEHMVSNGVIPLNGGDGGFGPDAATGGAGIRYQNLDVDQMVERYWPGSY, encoded by the exons AtggaaggaggaggagggggagacaAGGGAGGGGCGGCGTCGAAGACGAAGAGCTCCAAGAAGGAGGAGGAGAGCCTGCCGCCGGGGTTCAGGTTCCACCCCACGGACGAGGAGCTCATCACCTACTACCTCCGCGGCAAGATCGCCGACGGCAGCTTCACCGCCAGGGCCATCACCGAGGTTGACCTCAACAAGTGCGAGCCATGGGATCTACCCG AGAAGGCGAAGATGGGAGAAAAAGAGTGGTATTTCTTCAGTCTTAGAGACCGCAAGTACCCGACCGGTGTGCGCACGAACCGTGCAACTAATGCTGGTTACTGGAAGACAACAGGGAAAGATAAGGAAATTTTCACTGGACAGCCACCGGCTACACAAGAGCTAGTAGGAATGAAGAAAACACTAGTCTTCTACAAGGGAAGAGCTCCAAGAGGTGAAAAATCCAACTGGGTCATGCATGAGTATCGACTCCACTTGAAGTCGACTTCTAAATCAAACAAG GATGAGTGGGTTGTATGCCGCATCTTCGCCAAGAGTCCCGGTGTCAAGAAATACCCTTCAAACAACACGCACTCTCGGTCCCACCACCCATACTCACTTGACATGGTCCCACAATTCCTTCCTACTCTACTGCAACATGACCTATTCACCCGTGGGCATCACCCTTACATGAGCCCTGCTGACTTAGTGGAGCTCTCTCGCTTTGCTAGGGGTACGCCGGGGTTGCACCCACACATCCAACCACACCCCGGGTACATGAACCCCGCGGCACCATTCACACTATCCAACCTCAACCTCAACCTTGGAGCCCCATCGCCGGCCACGCCAATGCCGCCACAACATGTTCTCCATGCCATGTCGATGCCGATGAACCAGCAAATAGGTGTTAGTAACCAGGCGGCGACGATGGAGCATATGGTTAGCAATGGTGTTATCCCACTGAATGGAGGGGATGGAGGTTTTGGCCCAGATGCAGCTACAGGAGGCGCCGGGATTAGGTACCAGAATTTGGACGTAGATCAGATGGTGGAGAGGTACTGGCCTGGTAGTTACTGA